In Trichocoleus desertorum ATA4-8-CV12, a single genomic region encodes these proteins:
- a CDS encoding tetratricopeptide repeat protein, translated as MKSLELKIQSCFKVAAIGIAMTCSGFALTSHPVLAHSHGHNSLQASSDSSAHDSHHPSSESKPRSPEEYALDLKAERFVNRGLEQLMKGDERGALVSFSQAIEVIPTHEIAHTYQGRLQSRIGNHEAAIASYTEAIKSNPNFSYLYNSRGAAREQVGDDEGALSDYTQAIELYPEDGIGHNNRGALNLKLGKYQSAMADFNQAIEDNPGYAAAYANRAELRLQLKDMQGAMADFNQAIKLNPALAAVYVRRADLRTQLGDRKGAASDLQFAKKLEQEGQSHRATATGILIE; from the coding sequence ATGAAGTCACTAGAGCTAAAGATTCAATCATGCTTTAAAGTCGCTGCTATTGGCATCGCAATGACTTGTAGCGGGTTTGCTCTGACATCTCACCCAGTTCTGGCCCATTCTCATGGTCACAATTCACTTCAGGCGTCTTCTGATTCTTCTGCTCATGATTCACATCACCCATCTTCAGAATCCAAACCGCGATCGCCCGAAGAATATGCTCTGGATCTAAAGGCTGAGCGCTTTGTCAATCGAGGGCTAGAGCAGCTTATGAAGGGAGATGAGCGAGGAGCTTTAGTAAGCTTTAGTCAAGCCATAGAGGTGATCCCTACTCATGAGATTGCTCACACTTATCAAGGGCGTCTTCAGAGTCGTATAGGAAATCATGAGGCGGCGATCGCGTCCTATACGGAAGCTATCAAGAGCAATCCTAATTTCTCATATCTTTATAACAGTCGCGGCGCAGCTCGTGAACAAGTGGGCGATGATGAGGGAGCGCTCAGCGACTACACCCAAGCGATTGAACTTTATCCAGAAGATGGCATCGGCCACAACAACCGAGGCGCGCTCAACTTAAAGCTGGGTAAGTATCAGTCTGCGATGGCAGACTTTAATCAGGCCATTGAAGATAACCCTGGTTACGCTGCTGCGTATGCTAACCGGGCTGAACTGCGGCTTCAACTCAAAGATATGCAGGGAGCAATGGCGGATTTCAATCAAGCTATTAAGCTGAATCCGGCGCTAGCTGCCGTCTATGTCCGTCGAGCAGATCTTCGGACTCAGTTGGGCGATCGCAAGGGAGCCGCATCAGACCTTCAGTTCGCCAAAAAGCTGGAGCAAGAAGGCCAATCCCACCGAGCGACTGCCACAGGCATCTTAATAGAATAA
- a CDS encoding multicopper oxidase domain-containing protein, whose amino-acid sequence MTRFTRRDVLKFGAIAGGSLLLPIGLQKRSYASDPNSPKVAPFSLPFRLPPVLNPVRSDATTDYYEIKVNKTRVNIIPGLSTEVFSYNGTVPGPTIRQRKDRQSVVRFINDSIGTPTSTHLHGMASLPQYDGYAEDLIPPGYYKDYIYPNNRAATLWYHDHAIHRTARNVYKGLAASYIVQDDLELGLALPKGAYDVSLMIQDVILSSNGSLVYDDDGEDNLMGDIITVNGVPWPRMEVANRKYRFRVLNGSLSRSYRLALSNGSKFTMIGTDAGLMGSPVEVANFRLGMAERYEFVIDFSKYPVGTKIVLQNLSLPNNEDYANTNVVMRFDVVRQEADDSSVPSTLRPYSVIPTSSAVRTREFRYERSNGLWVINGKVWDVNRIDANPQLGDVEIWRLYNNSGGWFHPIHVHLIDAQIIDRNGKAPFPYERGFKDVFYVGENESVRVIGKFGPHTGKYMSHCHNSVHEDHDMMNQFQVGTGGPDPVTTAPARPLPAPPL is encoded by the coding sequence ATGACAAGATTTACCAGGCGCGACGTTTTGAAGTTTGGAGCGATCGCAGGTGGTTCATTGCTACTGCCGATCGGACTGCAAAAACGGAGCTACGCAAGCGATCCGAACAGCCCCAAGGTTGCTCCTTTCTCTCTTCCTTTCCGCCTTCCGCCCGTGCTTAACCCTGTGCGTAGCGATGCAACAACCGACTACTACGAGATCAAGGTCAACAAGACGCGGGTCAACATTATTCCGGGTCTCAGTACCGAGGTCTTCAGCTACAACGGAACAGTGCCAGGGCCAACCATCAGGCAGCGCAAAGATCGTCAGTCTGTGGTTCGCTTCATCAATGACAGCATTGGAACGCCAACCTCCACGCACCTGCATGGTATGGCCTCCCTACCTCAGTACGATGGTTACGCAGAGGATTTAATTCCACCTGGGTACTACAAAGATTACATTTACCCTAATAACCGGGCTGCAACGTTGTGGTATCATGACCACGCAATTCACAGAACAGCTCGCAACGTCTACAAAGGATTGGCTGCCAGCTACATTGTTCAAGATGACCTTGAGCTAGGCCTCGCTTTACCCAAAGGAGCGTATGATGTATCGCTGATGATCCAAGACGTCATTCTCTCCTCAAATGGCTCATTAGTGTATGACGACGATGGTGAGGACAACCTGATGGGAGACATCATCACTGTCAATGGTGTGCCTTGGCCTCGGATGGAGGTGGCAAACCGCAAGTACCGCTTCCGTGTGTTGAATGGTTCACTTTCGCGATCGTATCGGCTTGCCCTCAGTAATGGCAGCAAGTTTACGATGATTGGCACGGATGCTGGACTGATGGGATCGCCCGTAGAGGTGGCAAACTTCCGGCTTGGCATGGCAGAACGGTACGAGTTTGTGATCGATTTTTCTAAGTACCCAGTTGGCACTAAGATTGTGCTGCAAAACCTTAGTCTGCCCAACAACGAAGACTATGCCAATACCAATGTAGTCATGCGGTTTGATGTGGTGCGGCAGGAAGCAGACGATAGCTCTGTTCCCAGCACACTTCGTCCTTACAGTGTCATTCCTACCTCTTCGGCAGTGCGGACGCGGGAGTTTCGATATGAGCGCTCAAACGGACTGTGGGTCATTAATGGCAAAGTATGGGATGTCAACCGAATTGATGCTAACCCTCAACTTGGCGATGTTGAAATCTGGCGACTGTACAACAACTCAGGCGGCTGGTTCCATCCAATTCACGTCCACTTGATTGATGCTCAAATTATCGATCGCAACGGGAAAGCACCTTTCCCCTACGAGCGCGGCTTCAAAGATGTCTTCTATGTGGGTGAAAACGAGTCTGTGCGGGTGATTGGCAAATTTGGGCCTCACACAGGTAAATATATGTCGCACTGTCACAACAGCGTGCATGAAGACCACGACATGATGAACCAGTTCCAAGTGGGTACAGGTGGCCCTGATCCGGTTACAACCGCGCCCGCCCGACCTCTGCCCGCACCGCCGCTTTAA
- a CDS encoding HAMP domain-containing histidine kinase, with the protein MKDSQLFGSTRLRLAIWYAGVMACILGASGFGVYQVVAHAYRRTIDQGLQAVTGVVAKRIEPVIQRPEQLRQVAKNLSLRLCLAEADCIPSAEATKAAQLPEVIRPPLVGVPDPINYYIRLIDSKGRPIVVMGLQIDQLPSTSGKAKWETLTDEQGIRYRQVSLPLQIQNQSGGYVQVGRSLQDLDQNLVALRWTLLLGCAIALLLVALSSWWLAGLAMQPIYHSYQRMQQFTADAAHEFRTPLAAMQATIESTLRFQDKSENSTVEITGGVLAVLQRQTLRLSELVKDLLLLTRIDQRKLTGKHLPCCLNDLISDLVEELAFLAVKGKVELSIQLQVPTSVYVLGDEEQLYRLGCNLINNAIQATLAGGKVTVSLNRNEQDAIIQVQDTGLGIAPADQGRIFDRFYRVEQERSRHTGGSGLGLPIALAIAQAHHGTLQVRSELGKGSTFTVRLPLE; encoded by the coding sequence ATGAAAGACAGTCAACTCTTTGGCTCAACTCGTCTCCGTCTGGCTATTTGGTACGCTGGGGTCATGGCTTGCATCCTGGGGGCATCTGGTTTTGGAGTTTATCAGGTGGTTGCCCATGCCTATCGCCGAACTATCGATCAAGGATTGCAAGCGGTTACAGGGGTTGTGGCGAAACGAATTGAGCCTGTCATACAGCGACCAGAACAGTTACGTCAGGTTGCTAAAAACCTCTCCTTGCGTCTATGTCTCGCTGAAGCAGATTGTATCCCTAGCGCTGAAGCTACTAAAGCAGCTCAACTTCCTGAAGTCATTCGGCCTCCTTTGGTCGGTGTGCCTGATCCAATCAATTACTACATTCGCTTAATAGATTCAAAGGGAAGACCCATTGTGGTCATGGGACTCCAGATAGACCAATTGCCCAGCACATCAGGAAAAGCAAAGTGGGAGACATTGACAGATGAGCAAGGGATTCGCTATCGCCAAGTCTCCTTACCGCTACAGATACAGAATCAGTCCGGAGGATATGTCCAGGTGGGGCGATCGCTACAAGACCTAGACCAAAACCTGGTGGCCTTACGCTGGACGTTGCTGCTAGGGTGCGCGATCGCTCTGCTTCTGGTAGCTTTGTCAAGCTGGTGGCTAGCGGGATTAGCGATGCAACCGATCTACCACTCTTATCAGAGAATGCAGCAGTTTACTGCCGATGCTGCCCACGAATTTCGCACCCCGCTCGCTGCCATGCAAGCCACAATCGAATCTACGCTGCGCTTTCAAGATAAGTCTGAAAATTCTACTGTAGAGATAACAGGAGGAGTGCTAGCTGTCTTGCAACGCCAAACTTTACGGCTCTCAGAGTTAGTTAAGGATCTTCTACTACTAACCCGGATTGACCAGCGTAAACTGACAGGAAAGCATCTCCCTTGCTGTCTCAATGATCTGATCAGCGATTTAGTAGAAGAACTCGCTTTTTTAGCAGTTAAAGGGAAAGTAGAACTTTCCATACAGTTACAGGTGCCCACATCTGTCTATGTTTTAGGTGATGAGGAACAGCTTTATCGTTTAGGTTGCAACTTAATTAACAATGCGATTCAAGCAACACTCGCAGGAGGAAAGGTGACGGTTTCGCTCAACAGAAATGAACAAGACGCCATTATTCAAGTTCAGGATACAGGGCTAGGAATTGCTCCAGCCGACCAAGGCCGAATTTTCGATCGCTTTTATCGAGTAGAACAAGAGCGATCGCGCCACACAGGCGGTTCTGGTTTAGGTTTACCTATTGCTTTAGCCATTGCTCAGGCCCATCACGGCACCCTTCAAGTACGCAGTGAACTTGGTAAGGGCAGCACCTTTACTGTGCGCTTGCCCCTAGAATGA
- a CDS encoding response regulator transcription factor: MRLLLVEDETDLGAAIKQVLNHQTYVVDWVLDGKQAWSYLESHWSEYTLAIFDWMLPGMSGVELCKRLRAQNRPLPVLMLTAKDRMEEKIQGLDSGADDYLVKPFQMAELLARLRALRRRSPQIQPSQLRVGNLTLNYGTHAAVRQDAKGDRQVIPLTIKEFQLLEYFMKHPNQIVNRDQIMNQLWEVGAEPVSNVVAAQVRLLRRKLEDEGSTIETIYGVGYRFNLDG, from the coding sequence ATGCGACTGTTATTAGTTGAAGATGAAACCGATTTAGGTGCAGCCATTAAGCAAGTTTTGAATCACCAGACCTACGTGGTGGACTGGGTGCTAGATGGCAAGCAAGCCTGGAGCTATCTAGAATCTCACTGGAGCGAATACACTTTGGCAATTTTTGATTGGATGTTGCCAGGGATGTCAGGGGTGGAGTTATGCAAACGGCTACGAGCCCAAAATAGACCGCTTCCTGTTTTGATGCTGACTGCAAAAGACCGGATGGAAGAAAAGATTCAAGGGCTGGACAGTGGCGCAGATGACTACTTGGTTAAGCCCTTTCAGATGGCAGAACTGCTGGCAAGACTGCGAGCGTTGCGGCGGCGATCGCCTCAGATCCAGCCGTCTCAACTCCGGGTTGGCAATTTAACACTCAACTATGGAACTCACGCAGCTGTTCGGCAAGATGCGAAGGGCGATCGCCAGGTGATTCCTCTAACTATCAAAGAGTTTCAGCTCTTGGAGTACTTCATGAAGCACCCCAACCAGATTGTCAATCGCGATCAAATCATGAACCAGCTTTGGGAAGTGGGAGCTGAACCTGTGAGTAATGTTGTTGCCGCCCAAGTTCGTCTACTCCGGCGTAAATTGGAAGATGAGGGGTCTACGATTGAAACCATCTACGGTGTGGGCTATCGCTTTAACCTGGATGGATAA
- a CDS encoding Nramp family divalent metal transporter → MNSNQQIQTGDPSTDKPQPQVPQPPQGRDWLKWLGPSFLWMLSAAGSGELLFTPRIAALYGYTLLWALLAAVVLKWFINREVGRFTVCTGITILEGFKRLPGPKNWAIWLILVPQFVVAIATVAGMAGAAATALILMTGGTAQLWTVIIIVVTAAIVFLGQYDGVEKASSYIGIGRTIAVVAAAVFVFPNLGQLSGGLVPQIPQDVQYQEILPWLGFMLAGAAGIMWYSYWIGARGYGAATNKREEPIDFKQLDRDQREHLQGWLSLMTFSNTLAVVGALLAALSFLILGAELLRPQGLVPQENQIAETLGSLLGDLWGLLASGLWSRSSSSPFAVLPCLCKTGSDACLPMEHKFCCKGLGCGVSVGPTKNSYVNSLLLPCWQDSRLACI, encoded by the coding sequence ATGAACAGTAATCAACAAATACAAACTGGTGATCCATCTACCGACAAACCACAACCGCAAGTGCCGCAACCACCTCAAGGGCGAGATTGGCTGAAATGGTTGGGGCCTAGCTTCCTCTGGATGCTGTCTGCCGCTGGCTCTGGTGAGTTACTCTTCACCCCCCGGATTGCGGCACTCTATGGCTATACCCTCTTATGGGCACTCCTAGCGGCAGTAGTTCTGAAATGGTTTATTAACCGTGAAGTTGGCAGGTTTACCGTTTGCACCGGTATTACGATTCTAGAAGGCTTTAAGCGGCTCCCTGGCCCCAAGAACTGGGCGATCTGGCTGATTTTAGTGCCTCAGTTTGTGGTGGCGATCGCCACTGTGGCGGGTATGGCAGGAGCCGCAGCAACCGCACTAATTTTGATGACTGGCGGCACCGCCCAACTCTGGACCGTAATCATCATTGTAGTCACAGCCGCGATCGTTTTTCTGGGGCAATACGATGGCGTCGAAAAAGCTTCATCCTACATCGGCATCGGGCGTACCATAGCCGTGGTGGCTGCTGCCGTTTTTGTCTTTCCTAACCTGGGGCAACTATCAGGCGGGCTAGTCCCTCAAATCCCTCAAGATGTCCAGTATCAGGAAATCCTGCCTTGGTTGGGGTTCATGCTAGCAGGGGCCGCTGGAATTATGTGGTACTCCTACTGGATCGGTGCTAGAGGCTACGGTGCTGCCACCAACAAGCGTGAAGAACCCATTGACTTTAAGCAGCTCGATCGCGATCAACGAGAGCACTTGCAGGGATGGCTAAGCTTGATGACCTTCTCCAATACCCTAGCTGTAGTCGGAGCCTTATTAGCAGCCCTCTCGTTTCTGATTTTGGGAGCAGAACTGTTGCGTCCACAGGGCTTAGTACCCCAAGAAAACCAGATTGCAGAAACCTTAGGGAGCCTCTTAGGAGATCTTTGGGGCCTTTTGGCTTCTGGTTTATGGTCGCGATCGTCTTCATCACCTTTTGCAGTACTACCATGTCTGTGCAAGACGGGTTCGGACGCATGTTTGCCGATGGAACACAAATTTTGCTGCAAGGGTTTGGGGTGCGGAGTAAGCGTTGGACCAACGAAAAATTCCTACGTAAATTCTTTATTGCTACCTTGTTGGCAGGACTCCCGATTGGCGTGTATCTGA
- a CDS encoding haloacid dehalogenase-like hydrolase → MAQRQETHLTKPQATKPVCNRIGIVFDFDDTLAPDTFDELVKALGLSVDEFRQQQYEPLKDAGWDHVAARFYCLVQASKHHSEIQHKITQDYLIQFGQQLQPFHGVTEMFDLLHQRVQDLNPKIELEFFIITGGFGEVVRHTCIAPYFTQIWGCEFHYDETGEVEFLKRSISHTEKTRYLMQIASGKDRVDGDGRSFAYRDVAEDQLHLPLSQMIYVGDGASDVPCFSVLNDEGGITIGVYKEAQTWDQQIQVSESQRVTNLAEADYREDSELMRSLTLAVESLCKQISLRQLSVGE, encoded by the coding sequence ATGGCACAAAGACAAGAGACTCATCTCACCAAACCCCAAGCGACTAAGCCTGTCTGTAACCGCATTGGAATTGTGTTTGACTTTGATGACACGCTTGCCCCGGATACTTTCGATGAGCTAGTGAAGGCTTTAGGTTTAAGCGTCGATGAATTTCGCCAGCAGCAATATGAACCCTTAAAGGACGCAGGCTGGGATCATGTGGCAGCCAGATTCTACTGTTTGGTTCAAGCGTCCAAACACCACTCAGAGATCCAGCACAAAATCACCCAGGATTATCTGATTCAGTTTGGTCAACAGCTCCAGCCTTTTCATGGTGTTACGGAGATGTTCGATCTCCTGCATCAGCGTGTACAAGATCTCAATCCAAAAATCGAACTAGAGTTTTTTATCATTACAGGTGGGTTTGGTGAGGTGGTTCGCCATACCTGCATTGCTCCTTACTTTACTCAAATTTGGGGCTGCGAATTTCACTATGACGAAACAGGCGAAGTTGAATTTCTCAAGCGCAGCATCAGCCACACCGAAAAGACCCGCTATTTAATGCAGATTGCCAGTGGCAAGGATCGAGTGGATGGAGATGGGCGATCGTTTGCCTACCGAGATGTTGCAGAAGATCAATTGCACCTCCCTTTGTCACAAATGATCTACGTTGGAGATGGGGCTTCAGATGTCCCTTGCTTTTCAGTCCTGAATGATGAAGGCGGGATTACGATCGGGGTTTATAAAGAAGCTCAAACCTGGGATCAGCAGATTCAAGTGAGTGAGAGTCAGCGAGTCACCAATTTGGCTGAAGCCGATTATCGTGAAGATTCAGAATTAATGCGATCGCTCACCCTTGCAGTTGAAAGTTTATGCAAACAAATTTCCCTACGCCAGCTCAGTGTTGGAGAATAA
- a CDS encoding alpha-amylase family protein, whose protein sequence is MQNHWYKNAIVYSLDVETFMDSDGDGIGDFNGLRQRLDYLAGLGVTCLWLLPFYPSPNRDNGYDVMDYYNVDPRLGTFGDFVEFMHQAKERGMRVLIDLVINHTSDQHPWFQESRANPDSCYRDYYVWSKNLPESDPDLIAFPTVEDSLWDYDEQANAYYLHHFYKHQPDLNIANQAVREEICKIMGFWLELGVSGFRIDAASFLINSIGIPGANQEDLEKFFDEMRGFLTSRQGDAVLLAEANVPAEEIPTYFGQGNRIHLLFNFLLNQYMFLALARQAAETLCYGLNTLPEIPAQCQWLNFVRHHDELTLDRLSDSEMQEIFDAFAPEENMQIFGRGIRRRLPPMLKSDRRHIELTYSLMFSLPGTPLLRYGDEIGMGDDLSLPGRTSVRTPMQWSDELNGGFSDAPSDQLPQPVISEGKYGYKEVNVAQAQRDPSALINWMERMIRIRQQCPELGYGTLHILETDVPCVFAHCCASGDRAVIAVHNLADQDCTVTLKSLEYQHLFDLFGDRPYESLNGDEKVIQLSPYGYRWFRVNRAHSALL, encoded by the coding sequence ATGCAAAATCATTGGTACAAGAATGCGATCGTCTATTCCCTGGATGTCGAAACCTTTATGGATTCCGATGGAGATGGCATTGGTGACTTTAATGGACTCAGGCAGCGGCTGGATTACCTAGCAGGATTAGGCGTCACCTGCCTCTGGTTATTGCCATTTTACCCCTCACCAAACCGAGACAATGGCTATGATGTGATGGACTACTACAACGTTGATCCTCGTTTAGGCACCTTCGGCGACTTTGTGGAGTTCATGCATCAGGCTAAAGAGCGAGGGATGCGAGTGCTGATCGATCTTGTCATCAATCACACGTCTGATCAACATCCTTGGTTTCAGGAATCTCGCGCTAACCCAGATTCTTGCTACCGGGATTACTACGTTTGGTCCAAAAATCTCCCTGAAAGTGATCCGGATTTAATTGCTTTTCCCACTGTAGAGGATAGCTTATGGGACTACGATGAGCAGGCAAATGCCTACTATTTACACCACTTCTACAAACATCAGCCCGACCTGAATATTGCTAACCAGGCAGTGCGAGAAGAGATTTGCAAAATCATGGGCTTTTGGCTAGAACTAGGCGTGTCTGGCTTCCGGATTGATGCAGCCTCCTTCTTAATCAATAGCATCGGTATTCCGGGTGCTAATCAGGAGGACTTAGAAAAATTCTTTGATGAAATGCGAGGGTTTCTGACTTCACGCCAAGGAGATGCGGTCTTGCTAGCAGAAGCCAATGTGCCCGCAGAGGAAATTCCTACTTATTTTGGGCAAGGAAATCGCATCCATCTCCTGTTCAATTTTTTACTAAACCAATACATGTTCTTGGCACTGGCTCGCCAAGCAGCCGAAACGCTGTGCTACGGGCTAAACACCTTACCAGAAATTCCTGCTCAGTGCCAGTGGTTAAATTTTGTCCGTCATCACGATGAGTTAACGCTCGATCGCCTGAGTGACTCAGAAATGCAAGAGATATTTGACGCTTTTGCCCCTGAAGAGAATATGCAGATCTTTGGACGGGGAATTCGTCGTCGCCTACCTCCTATGCTCAAGAGCGATCGCCGCCACATCGAACTTACTTATAGCTTAATGTTTAGCTTACCGGGTACCCCCTTATTGCGGTATGGCGATGAGATCGGCATGGGCGATGATTTATCCTTGCCAGGAAGAACGAGTGTGCGAACGCCGATGCAATGGTCGGATGAACTTAATGGCGGCTTTTCTGATGCACCCTCTGACCAATTGCCCCAACCTGTGATTAGTGAGGGAAAATACGGCTACAAAGAGGTCAACGTTGCCCAGGCTCAGCGCGACCCATCCGCACTCATTAACTGGATGGAACGCATGATCCGGATTCGCCAGCAATGTCCAGAACTGGGCTATGGTACCTTACATATTTTAGAAACAGATGTTCCCTGTGTGTTTGCTCACTGTTGCGCCTCGGGCGATCGCGCGGTGATTGCCGTACATAACTTAGCAGACCAAGATTGTACAGTCACTCTTAAATCGCTTGAGTATCAACATTTGTTTGATCTATTTGGCGATCGCCCCTATGAATCCCTCAATGGGGACGAAAAAGTGATTCAACTATCTCCCTACGGCTATCGCTGGTTTCGGGTCAATCGGGCTCATTCAGCGCTACTATGA
- a CDS encoding DUF1206 domain-containing protein — MTHHDFQLQNLQQQVQRVVAHAWVIVAAWQSKASQARGFGGVLATLEHQPFGSCLLSLMALGLMAYSIYALVEARYRRIVN; from the coding sequence ATGACACACCACGACTTCCAACTGCAAAACCTACAACAACAGGTGCAACGAGTTGTTGCCCATGCTTGGGTTATCGTAGCGGCATGGCAATCTAAGGCCAGTCAAGCGAGAGGCTTTGGTGGAGTCTTAGCAACTCTAGAACACCAGCCTTTTGGTTCCTGCTTATTAAGTCTAATGGCTCTGGGACTGATGGCTTATAGCATCTATGCTTTGGTGGAAGCTCGTTATCGCCGCATTGTCAACTAG
- a CDS encoding TIGR03885 family FMN-dependent LLM class oxidoreductase: MVQIGYHASHEQFPPSQLLKYAQMAEQAGFTRVLSSDHFHPWGEQQGQSGFAWSWLGAAMQATPSVSYRVVNAPGDRYHPAIIAQAAATLAEMFPNRFWLTVGSGQALNEHITGNKWLTKRDRNTRLKECVDIMRALWAGETVTHHGLVCVEEAKLYSRPDTPPLIIGAAITEATAEWLGSWADGLITISRPPEKLKRVVDAFRRGGGEGKPMILKVQLSCDRTDDMARQKAHEQWRNNIFKNVLMTQLRTPEQFDAAGECVTPDELNEHVRISADPQQQIEWLQKDIELGFDELILHNVNREQEQFIQVFGEKVLPVLTAGSASNSSGING; the protein is encoded by the coding sequence ATGGTGCAAATAGGTTATCACGCCTCTCACGAACAATTTCCACCTAGTCAACTGCTGAAGTATGCCCAAATGGCAGAACAAGCAGGATTTACGCGCGTGCTTTCATCCGATCACTTTCATCCTTGGGGTGAGCAGCAGGGGCAAAGTGGATTTGCTTGGTCTTGGTTAGGCGCAGCCATGCAAGCAACACCCAGCGTCTCCTATCGAGTGGTCAATGCTCCCGGCGATCGCTATCATCCAGCGATCATCGCCCAAGCCGCCGCTACCCTCGCCGAAATGTTTCCGAATCGCTTTTGGCTGACTGTGGGGAGTGGTCAGGCACTCAACGAGCACATCACCGGAAATAAATGGCTAACCAAGCGCGATCGCAATACTCGGCTCAAAGAGTGCGTTGATATCATGCGGGCGTTATGGGCAGGGGAAACGGTAACCCATCATGGATTAGTTTGTGTGGAAGAAGCCAAACTTTATTCTCGCCCTGACACCCCACCGCTGATCATTGGAGCAGCCATTACAGAAGCGACTGCCGAATGGTTGGGAAGTTGGGCAGATGGACTGATCACCATTTCACGCCCACCCGAAAAACTAAAACGAGTTGTTGATGCTTTTCGACGCGGAGGTGGGGAAGGGAAGCCCATGATTTTGAAAGTTCAGCTCTCCTGCGATCGCACCGACGACATGGCTCGTCAAAAAGCCCATGAACAATGGCGCAACAATATCTTTAAGAATGTGTTGATGACGCAGCTACGAACACCAGAACAGTTTGACGCAGCAGGAGAATGTGTCACCCCAGACGAACTGAATGAACACGTCCGAATCTCAGCCGATCCCCAACAACAGATCGAGTGGCTACAGAAAGATATTGAATTAGGCTTCGATGAATTAATTTTACATAACGTCAACCGGGAGCAGGAGCAATTCATTCAAGTCTTTGGAGAGAAGGTTCTGCCAGTACTAACAGCAGGTAGTGCATCAAATAGTAGTGGGATAAATGGCTAG